The Sinomicrobium kalidii genome contains a region encoding:
- a CDS encoding SusC/RagA family TonB-linked outer membrane protein gives MRKKLFAKVRIVLQNTSRILLFCCMLFTVMHAFSAPPEREKGTVSSAFLSVTGKITSEDGMPLVGASVLEKGTTNGVVADFDGNYTIEVSSEDAILVVSYVGFKALEVPVDGRKVINVTLQEDLAQLDEVVVVGYGTQRKQDLTGAVSVVKTDELTQQPTSDVTNQLQGRVSGITVTGGGQPGEAPQVKIRGANTFGNNTPLYVVDGIPTDGINDLNPNDIESMQVLKDAASASIYGSRAANGVIIITTKKGKGRMKVTYDSYYGVQMVQSGNPWNILSSREMAELNFIAQRNTNPGESPSSEQYGNGANPVLPNYIAPVGADSVDESLYYINPNYTSSDDLDNFYRIVRANKEGTNWFQEIFSPASIQSHNLSVSSGSEKGSYLFSLNYFDQEGTLKNTYLKRYTIRANATYNIGENVRIGENISFTIRDNPQIDALTEDSAIGMAFRQQPIIPVHDIMGNYAGSFGSGLGNAKNPVAIMDRTRNDRGVSSRLFGNIFAEVDFLKHFTFRTSFGGQYYTNSFNSFQYPEYENSENLSVNQYSEAAVTNFNWTWTNTVKYQNSFNEIHNLTVLLGTEAYQNKGREVGGTTQGYFSFDPDYVTLDTGSGTQTNYSFKYADALASYFGRLDYNFDDRYLLSATIRRDGSSRFLNDQYGWFPAVSAGWNITNENFFPETTWLNNLKIRGGYGVMGNQLNVDPPNAFTTFGGNNRTSFYAIGGGNSSLAEGFEQSRIGNPDAIWEKNINANIGIDASLFNNIVQLTLDYYRKDVEDLLYNPNLIATAGAATVPYVNVAKMTNGGLDLDLSTYFKLGEDLRLNTTVTLTTYDNEIKKIAEGVQYFDLEGRRFNGSSIIRNAVGHSVSEFFGYEIEGFWDSQDEIDEANADAVSATGNPNATYQNDVAVGRFRYKDINGDNIVDDQDRTFLGDPNPDFTYGLNLEVLYKNWDFSMFLYGSQGNDIWNNVRWWTDFYSSFQGAKSKAALYNSWTPENTNASAPIQETTGSFSTANVPNSYFVEDGSYLRCRQLQLGYSLPSSLLDKIRLTKLRLYAQMVNAFTITSYSGLDPEISGESVNFGIDEGAYPNQRQLLFGINVIF, from the coding sequence ATGAGAAAAAAGCTTTTTGCGAAAGTTCGTATCGTATTGCAAAATACATCCCGTATTTTGCTTTTTTGTTGCATGCTTTTTACCGTGATGCATGCCTTTAGTGCTCCCCCGGAAAGGGAAAAAGGGACAGTAAGTTCTGCCTTTTTATCGGTAACCGGAAAAATAACTTCGGAAGACGGCATGCCGCTCGTAGGGGCCAGTGTGCTGGAAAAAGGAACAACGAATGGTGTTGTAGCCGACTTTGACGGAAATTATACCATAGAAGTAAGCAGTGAAGATGCCATACTGGTGGTTTCCTATGTCGGATTTAAAGCGCTGGAGGTTCCTGTAGACGGAAGGAAAGTTATAAATGTTACCCTTCAGGAAGACCTGGCCCAGCTCGACGAGGTCGTTGTTGTAGGTTACGGTACACAACGGAAACAGGACCTTACAGGGGCAGTATCGGTAGTAAAAACAGATGAATTGACCCAACAACCTACCTCTGATGTCACCAACCAGCTTCAGGGACGGGTGTCCGGGATTACGGTCACCGGGGGCGGGCAGCCGGGAGAAGCCCCCCAGGTAAAAATCCGGGGGGCCAATACCTTTGGGAACAATACCCCGCTCTATGTGGTAGACGGAATCCCTACCGACGGAATAAATGACCTCAATCCCAACGACATCGAATCCATGCAGGTGCTCAAAGATGCGGCTTCTGCCTCCATCTATGGTTCGCGTGCGGCCAACGGGGTGATCATTATTACCACGAAGAAAGGAAAAGGAAGGATGAAAGTTACGTACGACTCCTATTACGGGGTCCAGATGGTACAAAGCGGTAATCCCTGGAACATTCTGAGTTCCCGGGAAATGGCCGAACTCAATTTTATTGCACAACGGAATACCAATCCGGGCGAATCTCCAAGCAGTGAGCAATACGGAAATGGTGCCAACCCGGTATTACCTAATTACATTGCCCCCGTTGGAGCTGATTCTGTGGATGAGTCTTTGTATTACATAAATCCGAACTATACGAGCTCTGACGATCTGGATAATTTTTACCGTATTGTAAGGGCTAATAAAGAAGGGACCAACTGGTTTCAGGAAATTTTCAGCCCGGCAAGCATTCAAAGCCACAACCTGTCTGTGAGCAGTGGTAGTGAAAAAGGAAGTTATCTTTTTTCGTTGAATTATTTCGATCAGGAGGGAACGTTAAAGAATACCTATCTAAAACGATACACCATCAGGGCCAATGCCACGTATAATATTGGTGAAAATGTTCGTATAGGTGAAAATATAAGCTTTACCATCCGCGATAACCCGCAAATTGATGCGCTTACCGAAGACAGTGCTATCGGGATGGCTTTCCGGCAACAGCCCATTATTCCGGTTCACGATATTATGGGCAATTATGCCGGTTCGTTCGGGAGTGGCCTGGGGAATGCCAAAAACCCGGTGGCCATAATGGACCGGACCCGGAACGATCGCGGGGTTTCTTCAAGGCTGTTCGGAAATATTTTTGCGGAAGTGGATTTCCTGAAACACTTTACCTTCAGGACCAGCTTCGGAGGGCAGTATTATACCAATAGTTTTAACTCCTTTCAGTATCCGGAATACGAAAACTCCGAAAACCTTTCGGTAAACCAGTATTCCGAAGCGGCTGTAACCAACTTTAACTGGACGTGGACCAATACGGTAAAGTATCAGAATTCCTTTAATGAGATTCACAATTTAACCGTGTTGCTGGGAACAGAAGCCTACCAGAACAAGGGACGTGAAGTGGGAGGCACGACACAGGGGTATTTTTCATTTGATCCCGACTATGTTACCCTGGACACCGGTTCGGGGACACAGACCAATTACAGCTTCAAGTATGCAGATGCCCTGGCATCGTATTTCGGCAGGCTTGACTATAACTTCGACGACAGGTATCTGTTGAGTGCAACCATCCGCAGGGACGGGTCGTCCAGGTTTTTAAACGATCAGTATGGCTGGTTCCCGGCAGTCAGTGCAGGATGGAACATTACCAACGAAAATTTCTTCCCGGAAACGACCTGGCTGAATAATTTAAAAATACGCGGAGGTTACGGTGTTATGGGAAACCAGTTAAATGTAGACCCGCCCAATGCCTTTACCACTTTCGGGGGAAATAACAGGACTTCTTTCTATGCCATAGGAGGGGGAAATTCTTCGTTGGCGGAAGGTTTTGAACAATCGCGGATTGGAAATCCGGATGCCATATGGGAAAAGAATATCAATGCAAACATAGGGATTGATGCCTCCCTGTTTAATAATATCGTACAGTTAACATTAGATTACTATAGAAAAGATGTAGAGGATCTCTTGTATAATCCAAACCTCATTGCTACGGCCGGTGCTGCAACGGTCCCTTATGTTAACGTTGCTAAGATGACTAACGGAGGGCTTGATCTGGACCTCTCCACGTATTTTAAACTCGGGGAAGATTTGAGATTGAACACTACGGTAACACTTACCACGTATGACAATGAAATCAAAAAGATTGCCGAAGGCGTACAATACTTCGACCTGGAAGGAAGGCGTTTTAACGGGAGTTCTATTATCAGAAATGCCGTAGGCCATTCGGTGAGTGAATTCTTCGGGTACGAAATTGAAGGCTTCTGGGATTCTCAGGATGAAATTGACGAAGCCAATGCCGATGCAGTGTCGGCTACAGGAAACCCGAATGCAACCTACCAGAATGATGTAGCTGTAGGAAGATTCCGTTATAAAGATATTAACGGAGATAATATCGTCGATGATCAGGACAGGACTTTTCTCGGAGATCCCAATCCGGACTTTACCTATGGTTTGAATCTTGAAGTATTGTATAAAAACTGGGACTTCAGCATGTTTCTTTACGGGTCCCAGGGCAACGATATCTGGAACAATGTGCGGTGGTGGACCGACTTTTACAGTTCGTTCCAGGGGGCCAAAAGCAAAGCGGCATTATACAATTCCTGGACACCGGAAAACACGAATGCTTCGGCTCCCATTCAGGAAACGACGGGTTCATTCAGCACAGCCAACGTACCGAACTCCTATTTTGTAGAAGACGGGTCTTACCTGAGGTGCCGCCAATTACAGTTGGGGTATTCGCTGCCTTCGTCTTTGCTCGATAAAATCAGGCTCACCAAGCTGAGATTGTATGCTCAAATGGTCAATGCTTTTACGATTACTTCATATTCGGGCCTGGACCCTGAAATATCCGGAGAAAGTGTAAACTTTGGTATCGACGAGGGAGCCTACCCGAATCAACGACAACTCTTATTCGGGATTAACGTAATATTCTAA
- a CDS encoding Crp/Fnr family transcriptional regulator — MRERLRQHIEEIMPLTDDEFAFVASHFSVQHFKKHEFPIRQGQDAAYTYFVVSGLLKLVYNDESGKEHILSFAMEDWWETDFLAFYTKTKATMSLQCLEDTRVLCLTLENYRKLCSGLQKMEHFFLKKATSGHIASQQRILSLLSSNAKERYDQLLKRYPSLFQRVLKTLLASYLGVSRETLSRLSS, encoded by the coding sequence ATGCGCGAAAGGTTAAGACAGCATATAGAAGAAATAATGCCGCTCACAGATGATGAATTTGCATTTGTGGCTTCCCATTTCTCCGTTCAGCATTTTAAAAAACATGAATTCCCTATCCGCCAGGGACAAGATGCAGCGTATACCTATTTTGTGGTTTCGGGGCTTTTAAAACTGGTGTATAACGACGAATCGGGAAAGGAACACATCTTATCTTTTGCCATGGAAGACTGGTGGGAAACCGATTTTCTGGCTTTTTACACGAAAACCAAAGCCACCATGTCCTTACAATGCCTGGAAGATACCCGTGTACTCTGTCTTACCCTTGAAAATTACCGGAAATTGTGTTCCGGTCTCCAAAAGATGGAGCATTTCTTCCTGAAGAAGGCAACCTCGGGCCATATTGCATCACAGCAACGCATATTGTCGTTACTGAGTTCCAATGCAAAGGAACGTTACGACCAACTGCTTAAACGCTATCCTTCCCTGTTTCAAAGGGTGCTCAAAACCCTCCTTGCTTCCTACCTGGGTGTTTCGCGCGAAACCCTGAGCAGACTTTCTTCCTGA
- a CDS encoding alkaline phosphatase: MIKNTRLPFQRIISTGLLIIVLGCTPEKKENSSDTVSEAPLNIIFMIGDGMGLPQISTAYYFGDEMSAFSRFKHIGLQKTSSKSHRITDSAAGATAFSTGEKTYKRAIGVSTDTVARETILERLQKQGYQTGVISLTSITHATPAAFYAHVKDRDMHEEIADQLIGAKVDFIAGGGRKFFNDRSDGKNLFTELLEKDYHLDTLQLSKPVSGRSNAYILADEGLPSKIDGRKDFLKKSTSMALDYFDQNKEPFFMMIEGSYIDWGGHAENADMLISEVEDFDETLGTVLDYVETHPNTLLVVTADHETGGVSIGKHYKTDETTGHKKEVPEKVTVYFNSDQHSGELIPVFAKGKGAENFQGIYENNEIYHKMLRVLNNE; the protein is encoded by the coding sequence ATGATCAAAAACACAAGACTTCCGTTTCAAAGGATTATAAGCACGGGATTACTGATAATTGTTCTGGGATGTACTCCTGAAAAGAAGGAGAACTCTTCAGATACAGTTTCCGAAGCCCCTCTGAACATTATTTTTATGATAGGTGATGGTATGGGGCTCCCCCAGATTTCAACGGCCTATTACTTTGGTGATGAAATGTCCGCCTTTTCACGTTTCAAACACATAGGATTGCAAAAAACATCTTCCAAAAGCCACAGGATCACAGATTCGGCAGCCGGAGCTACTGCTTTTTCCACCGGGGAGAAGACCTACAAGCGGGCTATCGGGGTTTCGACGGATACCGTAGCCCGGGAAACCATTCTGGAACGACTTCAAAAACAGGGCTATCAAACGGGTGTTATAAGTCTTACCTCCATTACCCATGCCACTCCGGCTGCCTTTTATGCCCATGTAAAGGACCGCGATATGCATGAAGAAATTGCAGACCAGCTTATAGGGGCCAAAGTGGATTTTATTGCCGGTGGCGGACGGAAATTTTTTAATGATCGTTCCGACGGGAAAAACCTGTTTACCGAGCTATTGGAAAAGGATTATCATCTGGACACTTTACAGCTTTCCAAACCGGTTTCGGGCAGGTCCAATGCTTATATCCTGGCAGATGAAGGGTTGCCTTCCAAAATAGACGGCCGAAAGGATTTTTTGAAGAAATCGACGAGTATGGCCCTGGATTACTTCGACCAAAATAAAGAACCGTTTTTTATGATGATCGAAGGCTCCTATATCGATTGGGGCGGACATGCCGAAAACGCGGATATGCTGATTTCCGAAGTGGAAGATTTTGATGAGACCCTGGGCACGGTACTGGATTATGTGGAAACACATCCCAATACCCTTTTGGTGGTAACGGCAGACCATGAAACGGGAGGAGTGAGTATCGGAAAACACTATAAAACAGACGAAACTACAGGCCATAAAAAGGAAGTGCCGGAAAAAGTAACGGTATATTTTAATTCTGACCAGCACAGCGGGGAACTCATTCCGGTCTTTGCCAAAGGGAAAGGTGCCGAAAATTTTCAGGGCATTTATGAAAACAACGAGATCTATCACAAAATGCTCCGGGTTTTAAATAACGAATAG
- a CDS encoding RagB/SusD family nutrient uptake outer membrane protein — MKQIKNKTIIALLTISFLMSWSCTDLEEDVLDESLTGSGQSEAVSGSIAPAYGLLPQTFRHTRYFGLQLIPSDEAILPARGGDQWYDGGKFIEVHTHNITPSNGLVGETWDYLTTNISRTLLAIETLTPLAETDSEAASALYEMKALRAYLNMLMLDSWGLVFKKESAAETSEVLRGQEAIAYIKSEFLAVVDVINTDKGPGRMTQAAVWGFLAKLHLNAAVYRDPYGTPDFTTEDMNKVIEYTDNIINSGQFALSPEYFDLFNDDNHDNPELIFALDQRGILNNDHSRWAYWSMSGSLFPRPEYPDADGTDGPAITPDFYQTWVDAYGDTDPAEADARFYQKNVEVPEELKDLTGFSPQNDENRYICVAAEDFEIDRGILRGTPWGPRKDADGNFYTCDGGYRIYALGERREADMEYYVDHTLEIDFTANNGYASGYRVSKYQFSHTSDDGNNYSSVDLVLLRYAEIYMMRAEARLRNGDNAGALADVNTVRTSRTAREPVPEALTSINLDIMYRERGFEFYWEMSRRTDMIRFGHYEDSWTEKTDSNVNHRLFPVPQSAIDGASNTPGYLEQNPGY; from the coding sequence ATGAAACAGATAAAAAACAAGACCATAATAGCATTACTGACCATCAGTTTCTTAATGAGCTGGAGCTGTACCGACCTGGAAGAGGATGTGCTGGACGAGTCTCTCACGGGGAGCGGCCAGTCTGAGGCTGTTAGTGGTTCCATTGCCCCGGCCTATGGCCTCCTTCCGCAGACGTTCAGGCATACCCGGTATTTCGGCTTGCAGCTTATTCCTTCCGACGAGGCCATTTTACCCGCCCGGGGAGGAGACCAATGGTATGACGGGGGTAAATTTATCGAGGTACATACACATAACATTACACCGAGTAACGGGCTGGTAGGTGAGACCTGGGATTATCTGACCACAAATATTTCCAGGACATTACTGGCCATTGAGACCCTGACGCCGTTGGCAGAAACAGATTCCGAAGCAGCATCGGCCCTTTATGAGATGAAAGCCCTGAGAGCCTATTTGAATATGCTGATGCTGGACAGCTGGGGACTGGTGTTCAAAAAAGAGTCTGCGGCAGAAACTTCCGAAGTGCTCCGCGGGCAGGAAGCCATAGCCTATATAAAAAGTGAATTCCTTGCGGTAGTGGATGTAATTAATACGGATAAGGGGCCTGGCAGAATGACACAGGCTGCCGTATGGGGTTTCCTGGCCAAACTGCATTTAAATGCCGCCGTTTACCGCGATCCCTACGGAACACCGGATTTTACCACTGAAGACATGAACAAGGTGATCGAATATACCGACAACATTATCAATTCCGGTCAGTTTGCCCTGTCTCCTGAATATTTCGACCTGTTCAACGATGACAACCATGACAATCCGGAACTGATCTTCGCCCTGGACCAGAGGGGGATATTGAATAATGACCACAGCCGCTGGGCGTACTGGTCTATGTCCGGCTCGTTATTTCCGAGACCGGAATATCCGGACGCCGACGGTACGGATGGTCCCGCGATTACCCCGGATTTCTATCAGACCTGGGTGGATGCTTACGGCGATACGGACCCCGCAGAGGCCGATGCACGATTCTATCAGAAGAACGTTGAGGTTCCCGAAGAACTTAAAGACCTTACCGGCTTTAGCCCGCAAAACGATGAGAATCGCTATATCTGTGTAGCTGCCGAGGATTTTGAAATCGACCGGGGGATTCTTCGAGGTACGCCATGGGGTCCGAGGAAAGATGCTGATGGTAATTTTTATACGTGCGACGGCGGATACAGGATCTATGCCTTGGGCGAAAGAAGAGAGGCCGATATGGAATATTATGTAGACCACACACTGGAAATTGATTTTACCGCCAATAACGGGTATGCAAGTGGTTACCGGGTGTCCAAATACCAGTTCAGCCATACCTCCGATGATGGTAACAATTACAGTAGCGTAGACCTTGTACTGTTGCGTTATGCGGAAATTTACATGATGCGTGCCGAAGCCAGACTGAGAAACGGTGACAATGCCGGTGCCCTTGCTGATGTGAATACGGTACGAACCTCCAGAACAGCACGTGAACCGGTTCCGGAAGCACTTACGTCCATTAACCTGGATATCATGTATCGCGAACGCGGTTTTGAATTCTACTGGGAAATGTCAAGGCGTACGGATATGATCCGTTTCGGTCACTACGAGGACTCCTGGACAGAAAAGACCGATAGTAACGTAAACCACAGATTGTTCCCCGTTCCGCAATCTGCAATCGACGGAGCATCGAATACCCCGGGATACCTGGAGCAGAACCCGGGTTACTAA
- a CDS encoding RagB/SusD family nutrient uptake outer membrane protein: MKLTKRIGRFYVPVLTLLLLFSCADSFLDQPALGSLEDSVLDETDQAGVEKLLIGAYAALDGQGDDEALGGGNPWEAAPDNWIYGAVAGGTASKGSFGGDQPAIDPIAKFSSDPSNGFFNSKWKALFEGVKRCNNTLHYLNNAPDVSETDRKNITGQARFLRGHYYFELKKMFNMVPWVDETTEDPKQPNDQDIWPMIEADFQYAYENLPATQDEFGRANKWAAAAYLGKTYLYQQKFAEAKDMFAGVINSGVNSGGVKYDLVPLFRDNFDAATENNAETVFDIQMVANDGTGNITNANQGGKLNFPYNSPFRCCGFYQPTQDLVNSYKTNPDTGLPFLDNYNENPVKSDMGINSFDPKDSVNTSFDPYEGELDPRLDWTVGRRGVPYHDWGKHPGKKWIRDQSYGGPYAPKKNIYWQATQNQYADQSSWAPGTAINVHIIRFADVLLMAAEAEAQAGSLSTAMEYVNRVRRRAADPDGFLKEYIDESDPMDGFDASTDAANYTIEEYTAAQFSAKEDALKAIYFERKLELAMEGHRFFDLVRWGIAEETLNAYFEYQGGITTDVRGGRFIPGKSEYYPIPQAQIDLSVNETGQPTLQQNPGY; encoded by the coding sequence ATGAAACTTACAAAACGAATAGGACGGTTTTACGTCCCTGTTTTAACACTCCTGCTGCTGTTTTCATGTGCCGACAGTTTTCTGGACCAGCCTGCCCTGGGATCCCTGGAAGATAGTGTACTGGATGAAACCGATCAGGCCGGAGTTGAAAAATTATTGATAGGAGCTTATGCCGCCCTGGACGGACAGGGCGATGATGAAGCACTGGGGGGCGGAAACCCCTGGGAAGCTGCGCCGGATAACTGGATTTACGGCGCTGTTGCGGGCGGTACGGCCAGTAAGGGGAGTTTTGGAGGTGACCAGCCGGCAATTGATCCGATTGCTAAATTTTCTTCCGATCCCTCAAATGGATTTTTTAATTCAAAGTGGAAGGCATTATTTGAAGGAGTAAAAAGATGTAATAATACTCTTCATTATCTGAATAATGCCCCTGACGTATCAGAAACAGACCGAAAAAACATTACCGGACAGGCCCGCTTTTTAAGAGGACACTATTATTTTGAATTAAAGAAGATGTTCAATATGGTGCCTTGGGTTGATGAGACTACCGAAGACCCGAAGCAGCCCAATGACCAGGATATCTGGCCCATGATCGAAGCCGATTTTCAGTATGCCTATGAAAACCTTCCGGCAACCCAGGACGAATTCGGAAGAGCCAACAAATGGGCTGCAGCCGCCTATCTCGGAAAAACGTACCTCTATCAGCAAAAATTTGCAGAAGCGAAAGACATGTTTGCCGGGGTGATTAATTCGGGAGTGAACTCCGGAGGTGTAAAATATGATCTGGTCCCCTTATTCAGGGATAATTTCGACGCGGCTACCGAAAACAATGCCGAAACGGTATTCGATATTCAAATGGTGGCTAACGATGGTACCGGGAATATTACCAATGCCAATCAGGGAGGGAAACTCAATTTTCCGTATAACAGTCCTTTTCGTTGCTGTGGTTTCTATCAACCTACGCAAGACCTGGTTAATTCTTATAAAACAAATCCTGATACGGGCTTGCCATTCTTGGATAATTACAATGAAAATCCTGTAAAAAGTGATATGGGAATTAATTCTTTTGATCCTAAAGATTCTGTCAATACGAGCTTTGATCCCTATGAGGGAGAATTAGATCCAAGATTGGACTGGACTGTAGGTAGAAGAGGAGTCCCCTATCACGATTGGGGGAAGCACCCTGGCAAGAAGTGGATACGTGACCAATCTTACGGAGGTCCTTACGCTCCCAAAAAGAATATCTACTGGCAGGCTACACAAAATCAGTATGCCGATCAAAGTTCCTGGGCTCCGGGTACTGCCATTAATGTCCACATCATCCGTTTTGCCGACGTATTGCTTATGGCTGCCGAAGCCGAGGCACAGGCAGGAAGCCTGTCAACGGCGATGGAATATGTAAACAGGGTACGGAGAAGAGCGGCTGATCCCGATGGTTTCCTGAAGGAATACATTGATGAAAGCGATCCTATGGATGGGTTTGATGCAAGTACTGATGCGGCCAATTATACTATAGAAGAATACACGGCCGCTCAATTCAGTGCTAAGGAAGATGCCCTGAAAGCGATCTATTTTGAAAGGAAACTGGAACTGGCCATGGAAGGACATCGTTTCTTTGACCTGGTGCGATGGGGAATTGCCGAGGAGACACTTAATGCTTACTTTGAATATCAGGGGGGCATTACCACAGATGTTCGCGGGGGCAGGTTCATTCCCGGGAAAAGCGAATATTACCCGATACCGCAGGCCCAGATTGACCTGAGTGTAAATGAAACCGGGCAACCAACACTGCAACAGAACCCTGGCTATTAA